The sequence ACGTGCTCGCGACCCAGACGCTTCCGCAGCAGCGGCCCAAGACGATGCAGATCTCCGTCGAGGGCGACCTGCCGCGCGGCACCACGGCCAAGGATCTGATCCTCGGCATCATCCGGCAGAACGGCGTGGGCGGCGGGACGGGGCACGTCGTCGAGTACACCGGCGCGGCGATCCGGACGCTCTCGATGGAAGGCCGCATGACCGTCTGCAACATGACGATCGAAGGCGGCGCCCGGGCCGGTTTGATCGCGCCGGACGAGACGACGTTCAGGTACGTCGAGGGCCGCCCGTACGCCCCGAAGGGGGCGGCGTGGGAGGCCGCGCTCGAGGCGTGGCGGGCGCTTCCCACAGACCCGGACGCGCGGTACGACGCGACGGTTCGGATGGACGCCGCCACGATCGAGCCCTTCGTGACGTGGGGCACCAACCCCGCGCAGGCGGAACCCGTGACCGGGTGTGTGCCGGATCCGGCCGGCCAGACCGACCCCCAGGCGCGCGCCGCGGTGGCACGCGCGCTCGAGTACATGGCCCTGCGCCCGGGGACGCCCATTCAGGACATTGCGATCGACCGTGTGTTCATCGGGTCGTGCACGAACGCCCGGCTGGAAGATCTTCGCGCGGCGTCTCAGGTCGTCGCGGGGCGGCGCGTGAGCCCGAAGGTCCGAGCGATGGTGGTGCCCGGCTCGCAGATGGTCAAGGCGGCGGCGGAGCGCGAGGGGCTCGACCGCATCTTCACCGAGGCGGGGTTCGAGTGGCGCGAAGCGGGCTGCTCCATGTGCCTCGGCATGAACCCGGACATTCTCGGCCCGGGCGAACGGTGCGCGTCGACCTCCAACCGGAACTTCGAAGGCCGACAGGGTCCGGGCGGCCGCACGCACCTCGTGAGCCCGACGATGGCCGCGGCCGCGGCCATCGCCGGCCACTTCGTCGACGTCCGCGAGTGGAGGGTCTAGGATGGAGCCGTTTCGCACCCACAACGGGGTCGTCGTGCCGCTCGGCATCCCGGACTGCAACACCGACCTGATCACGCCGGCGCGGTACCTCAAGCGGATCGAGCGGACCGGCTACGGCGACGTGCTCTTCTACAGCATGCGCTACCGCGAGGACGGCTCTCCGAATCCGGACTTCGTGCTCAACAAGCCCGAGTACCGCGACGGCACGATCCTCGTCGCAGGCAGGAATTTCGGCTGCGGGTCGTCGCGCGAGCATGCGCCCTGGGCGCTCCAGGACTACGGGTTCAAGGCGGTCATCGCGCCGTCGTTCGCGGACATCTTCGCCAACAACTGCGCCCAGATCGGCCTGCTGACGATCGTCCTGCCGGAGGCGCGGGTCCGCGAGATGCTCGACATGGCGTCGACCCGTGAAGGCTATCAGATCACGGTCGATCTTGCGCGCCAGACCGTCACGGACGCGTTCGGCCGGACGGACCGCTTCGAGATCGATCCGTTCAAGAAGCACTGCCTGCTGAACGGCCTCGACCCGATCGCGCTCACCCTGCAGCACGAAGACGAGATCGCGGCGTACGAGGGTGCGCGGCAGGTCTGGATGCCCAAGGTCGCGGCAGGCCAACCCTAAGCCGCGCGTTCAGCCCCGCCCGGTCGGCGTGTCCAGGCTTGACAAGTGAACGATTACTCACGATATTCTCGCCATGGCCCGCTCCGGATCCGTCACCAGAAGCCGGCTCGTTCGGACGACGCGGCAGCTGATCGAAGACCGCGGCATCGCGCGGGTGACGACGAAGCAGATCGCCCGGGCCGCCGGCGGCGCTGAAGAAACGATCTTCCGGCACTTCCCTCGGAAAGAGGACCTGCTCCTGGCGGCCGTGTTCGTCGACGTCCCGGCTTTCCAGGAGTCGCTTGCGATCGTCAGCGGCGAGACGCCCCGGGGACGGCTTCGGCGCCTCTGCCTAAATGTGATCCGGTTCTTCGAACAAATTACACCGGCCGCGGTCGCGGTGCTCTCCGACGCGGAACTCACCCGCCGGCACCGCGAAGTCGTGCGCGGGCGGAACGGCGGATCTCAACGCCTCTACGCCGCGGTGGCCGAATTTATCGAAACCGAGCAGGCGCGCGGGGGCCTGCGGTCGGATCTATCGCCGGCGCAGGTGGCCTCCGCGCTGGTGGGGCCGTGTTTCTTCTGGGTGTTCACCCGGCTGTCGCTCGGCAAGAACGCGCTGAGAATGACGGATCGACAGTTCGTCGCCGGAGTCCTCGACGTGCTCTGGGACGGCCTGCATCCCTAGCGCCCGGCCCGTGGCGACGCCCGCCGCAGCGCTTCCCGATAGAGTTTCCTCGTAAGCAGGATCTGCCCGACGTGGTAGGAATCGTGGGCCGCGGCGCCGAGCAGCAGCCTCGCGAGCGTGTACCTGCCGCTGCACGACCCCGCGAAACGCTCCGGTTCGATCTTGAGAATTGCTGCCCGCAGCCGCCGGTGGAGCCGCGCGAGATCGTCGATCGAGCGGCGAAGCTCAGCGGCGCTTCGGCCCGCGACCGGCCAAGCCTGGGGGTGCGGCGGACGCTCGCCGGCCACGCGGCGGACGATGTACCCCTTCCAATAGGCGAGGTGATTGATCTGCTCCCACACAGAGTGCGTGTGGCGTCCCGGCCGCCACACCGCCTCCTCGACCGACAGTCCCTTTATCGCGGCACGCACCGATTTGTGCGCCCAGTTCCAGGCGGCAAACGTCGTCTCGTGCAGCCACAGGACATCGTCGCGGACCAGCCCAGGAGCCATGTGATCTCCTTTCTG comes from bacterium and encodes:
- a CDS encoding TetR/AcrR family transcriptional regulator, producing the protein MARSGSVTRSRLVRTTRQLIEDRGIARVTTKQIARAAGGAEETIFRHFPRKEDLLLAAVFVDVPAFQESLAIVSGETPRGRLRRLCLNVIRFFEQITPAAVAVLSDAELTRRHREVVRGRNGGSQRLYAAVAEFIETEQARGGLRSDLSPAQVASALVGPCFFWVFTRLSLGKNALRMTDRQFVAGVLDVLWDGLHP
- a CDS encoding DinB family protein, with amino-acid sequence MAPGLVRDDVLWLHETTFAAWNWAHKSVRAAIKGLSVEEAVWRPGRHTHSVWEQINHLAYWKGYIVRRVAGERPPHPQAWPVAGRSAAELRRSIDDLARLHRRLRAAILKIEPERFAGSCSGRYTLARLLLGAAAHDSYHVGQILLTRKLYREALRRASPRAGR
- the leuD gene encoding 3-isopropylmalate dehydratase small subunit; amino-acid sequence: MEPFRTHNGVVVPLGIPDCNTDLITPARYLKRIERTGYGDVLFYSMRYREDGSPNPDFVLNKPEYRDGTILVAGRNFGCGSSREHAPWALQDYGFKAVIAPSFADIFANNCAQIGLLTIVLPEARVREMLDMASTREGYQITVDLARQTVTDAFGRTDRFEIDPFKKHCLLNGLDPIALTLQHEDEIAAYEGARQVWMPKVAAGQP
- the leuC gene encoding 3-isopropylmalate dehydratase large subunit; this translates as MSGKTLAAKIWDAHVVARGEGEPDLLFVDMHLVHEVTSPQAFEGLRLAGRRVRRPDLTYATLDHNVPTTPRTEPIADPTSKVQVEALERNAEEFGIRLEGMLSPRQGIVHIIGPELGLTLPGLVIVCGDSHTATHGAFGALAFGIGTSEVEHVLATQTLPQQRPKTMQISVEGDLPRGTTAKDLILGIIRQNGVGGGTGHVVEYTGAAIRTLSMEGRMTVCNMTIEGGARAGLIAPDETTFRYVEGRPYAPKGAAWEAALEAWRALPTDPDARYDATVRMDAATIEPFVTWGTNPAQAEPVTGCVPDPAGQTDPQARAAVARALEYMALRPGTPIQDIAIDRVFIGSCTNARLEDLRAASQVVAGRRVSPKVRAMVVPGSQMVKAAAEREGLDRIFTEAGFEWREAGCSMCLGMNPDILGPGERCASTSNRNFEGRQGPGGRTHLVSPTMAAAAAIAGHFVDVREWRV